A single window of Sphingobacterium sp. ML3W DNA harbors:
- a CDS encoding DUF72 domain-containing protein, translated as MKFGQVSNPKDIDFTLPPTAPDTLSLLKEQQHKDNFAAYVGCAKWNKSDLKGFYPKGTKDELPYYSKQFNSIELNATFYNTPSKSQVETWKEKTPPDFKFCPKIPQSISHYSRLLNTDEKVKEFTDSIALFEEKLGMTFLQMHDNYKPKDIERLREFLIKFPKGIPLAVEVRNEEWFSNPATATSYYKLLEEFDMTNVLVDTAGRRDLLHMRLTTTSAFIRYVGANDPSDYPRLAEWVTVIKQWREAGLQNLYFFIHQNIEVESPLLVAYFIQKLNKELNLNLHIPTTNN; from the coding sequence ATGAAATTTGGACAAGTATCGAACCCTAAGGATATAGACTTTACATTACCCCCTACTGCGCCTGATACCCTAAGCTTATTAAAGGAACAGCAGCATAAAGACAACTTTGCAGCCTATGTTGGATGTGCGAAGTGGAACAAGTCCGATTTGAAAGGATTCTATCCAAAAGGCACAAAGGATGAACTTCCATACTACAGTAAGCAGTTCAATAGTATTGAACTCAATGCGACTTTTTACAATACACCATCAAAAAGTCAAGTTGAGACCTGGAAAGAAAAGACTCCTCCCGATTTTAAGTTTTGTCCTAAAATACCCCAATCCATTAGCCACTATAGCCGCTTACTCAATACTGATGAAAAAGTTAAGGAATTTACAGATAGTATCGCTTTATTTGAAGAAAAATTAGGGATGACTTTCCTACAAATGCACGATAACTATAAGCCAAAAGATATCGAGCGTTTGCGGGAGTTTTTAATTAAATTTCCAAAAGGCATACCCCTAGCAGTAGAAGTCCGTAATGAAGAGTGGTTCTCCAATCCGGCAACAGCTACTTCATATTATAAATTACTCGAAGAGTTTGACATGACAAATGTCTTGGTTGATACAGCAGGAAGACGTGATTTATTGCATATGCGATTGACTACAACTTCAGCATTCATCCGTTATGTCGGAGCCAACGACCCTTCCGATTATCCCCGATTAGCAGAGTGGGTAACTGTAATTAAACAATGGCGAGAGGCAGGTTTACAAAACTTGTACTTTTTCATCCACCAAAATATCGAAGTAGAATCGCCCCTACTGGTAGCTTACTTTATCCAAAAATTAAACAAAGAACTCAACCTTAATCTCCATATACCTACCACAAATAATTAG
- a CDS encoding histone deacetylase: MLKIAFHPEYIHPVREGHRFPMEKYELIPLQLLHEGVVSKSDFFEPKLASFEVACLAHDPSYVQSLFDLTLDAKMIRRIGFPLTKSLVDRERYLLDGTIQSALYAQQNGVSFNVAGGTHHAGYDFGEGFCLLNDQAVAARYLLKHKSVQRILIIDLDVHQGNGTAHIFQDDNRVFTFSVHGEKNFPFIKERSDVDIPIADGIMDDAYLQVLDTYLPAVFEKVRPDFVFYQAGVDILETDKLGKLKLSHEGCRSRDEFVFKLCLKKQVPVQVSMGGGYSPRIKDIVNAHCQTFKTALDLYNF, translated from the coding sequence TTGCTAAAGATTGCTTTCCACCCCGAATATATTCATCCCGTACGTGAAGGTCATCGATTTCCGATGGAAAAGTATGAATTAATTCCTTTACAATTATTGCACGAGGGTGTGGTCAGTAAATCTGATTTTTTTGAACCGAAACTGGCTTCATTTGAAGTGGCATGTCTGGCTCACGATCCGAGTTATGTCCAATCCTTATTTGATCTGACGTTAGACGCTAAGATGATCAGGAGGATTGGTTTTCCCTTGACAAAAAGCTTAGTCGATCGTGAACGCTACCTGTTGGATGGTACCATTCAATCAGCGTTATATGCACAACAAAATGGAGTTTCCTTTAATGTTGCTGGCGGTACGCATCATGCAGGTTATGATTTCGGAGAAGGATTTTGTTTGCTTAATGATCAGGCGGTGGCTGCACGGTATTTATTAAAGCATAAATCTGTGCAACGAATCTTAATAATTGACTTAGATGTCCATCAAGGTAACGGAACTGCTCATATCTTTCAAGATGATAACCGAGTATTTACTTTTTCGGTACATGGAGAGAAGAATTTTCCATTTATCAAGGAACGTTCAGATGTAGATATCCCTATCGCAGATGGCATAATGGATGATGCATATTTGCAGGTGTTGGATACTTATTTGCCAGCGGTATTCGAAAAAGTAAGGCCAGATTTTGTATTTTACCAAGCAGGAGTTGATATTTTGGAAACAGATAAGTTGGGAAAGTTGAAACTTTCGCATGAAGGCTGTCGATCGCGGGATGAATTTGTCTTTAAACTTTGCTTGAAAAAACAAGTTCCTGTACAGGTGAGTATGGGGGGAGGCTATTCTCCACGTATAAAAGATATCGTCAATGCGCATTGTCAAACATTTAAGACTGCGCTAGATTTATATAATTTTTAA
- a CDS encoding YceH family protein codes for MELSPKPQLSAEEQRVLGSLIEKSKVTPEYYPMSLNGLQSACNQKTARRPIAQYTDETIINTLAILKKRGLIAHVVGGGSRVTKYKHNLAIQFPLLPSELAIICLLLLRGPLTAGEINSNSGRLYDFEALEDITSQLEKLATEGFVKALEKQPGHKEIRYIHLLGDVNLAQFEQTHSTPENTDALHKRIENLEQELAQLKQQFQEFWDELH; via the coding sequence ATGGAACTCAGTCCAAAACCTCAACTATCTGCAGAAGAGCAGCGTGTCTTAGGGTCTTTGATAGAAAAGTCAAAGGTCACGCCCGAATATTACCCAATGTCACTAAACGGACTACAAAGTGCATGTAATCAAAAGACCGCACGTAGACCTATTGCACAATATACGGACGAGACCATCATCAACACCTTAGCTATATTGAAGAAAAGAGGACTCATCGCACATGTGGTAGGTGGCGGAAGCCGTGTTACGAAATATAAGCACAATCTCGCCATACAATTTCCTTTACTTCCTTCAGAATTAGCCATTATCTGTCTTCTTTTACTTCGTGGACCATTAACAGCCGGTGAGATTAATTCAAATTCTGGACGCCTTTATGATTTTGAAGCTTTAGAAGATATCACCTCACAACTCGAAAAATTAGCGACCGAAGGTTTTGTAAAAGCATTAGAAAAACAACCTGGACATAAGGAAATTCGCTATATTCATTTGTTAGGCGACGTTAATCTTGCGCAATTTGAACAAACACATAGTACTCCTGAAAACACGGATGCTTTACATAAAAGAATTGAAAATTTAGAACAAGAACTAGCACAATTGAAACAGCAATTTCAAGAATTCTGGGATGAACTACATTAA
- the eno gene encoding phosphopyruvate hydratase, with the protein MSLIIDVHARQILDSRGNPTIEVDVTTQNGFVGRAAVPSGASTGVHEAVELRDGDKSKYLGKGVLKAVENVNTKIAAALEGVDVFEQNTIDKIMIDLDGTENKGNLGANAILGVSLAVAKAAAQESRQPLYRYIGGVNANTLPIPMMNIINGGSHSDAPIAFQEFMIMPVGAPSFSEALRWGTEVFHSLKKILHDRGLSTAVGDEGGFAPTFDGTEDAIETVLKAIEAAGYKPGSDICLALDCAASEFYVNGKYDYTKFEGDKGAIRSSEEQVAYLAELTEKYPIISIEDGMQEDDWSGWKLLTEKIGATIQLVGDDLFVTNTKRLQQGVDTDTANSILVKVNQIGSLTETINAVTLAQNSNYTSVMSHRSGETEDATIADLAVALNCGQIKTGSASRSDRMAKYNQLLRIEEELGANARFIGKNFRFAKK; encoded by the coding sequence ATGAGTTTAATTATTGATGTACATGCGCGTCAGATTTTGGATTCGCGCGGAAATCCTACTATCGAAGTAGATGTAACGACACAAAATGGTTTCGTTGGACGTGCTGCAGTACCTTCTGGTGCTTCTACAGGTGTTCATGAGGCAGTAGAGTTACGTGATGGTGATAAGTCAAAATACTTAGGTAAAGGTGTTTTGAAAGCAGTAGAAAATGTAAATACTAAAATCGCTGCGGCTTTAGAAGGTGTTGATGTTTTCGAACAAAATACAATCGACAAAATCATGATCGATTTGGACGGAACTGAAAATAAAGGAAACTTAGGTGCTAACGCTATTTTAGGTGTTTCTTTAGCTGTTGCGAAAGCTGCTGCTCAGGAGTCTCGCCAACCGTTATATCGTTATATTGGTGGTGTTAATGCGAATACTTTACCTATTCCGATGATGAACATCATTAATGGTGGTTCTCACTCGGATGCTCCTATCGCTTTCCAAGAGTTTATGATTATGCCAGTTGGTGCACCTTCATTCTCTGAAGCTTTACGTTGGGGGACTGAAGTGTTCCATAGCTTGAAAAAGATTTTACATGACCGTGGTTTATCTACAGCTGTAGGTGACGAAGGTGGATTTGCTCCAACTTTTGACGGTACTGAAGATGCAATCGAGACGGTATTAAAAGCAATTGAAGCTGCTGGTTACAAGCCAGGATCTGATATTTGTTTAGCTTTAGATTGTGCTGCATCAGAATTTTATGTAAACGGTAAATACGATTATACAAAATTTGAAGGTGATAAAGGTGCAATCCGTAGCTCTGAAGAACAAGTAGCTTACTTAGCAGAATTGACTGAAAAATATCCTATCATCTCTATTGAAGATGGTATGCAAGAAGATGATTGGTCTGGATGGAAATTGTTAACAGAGAAAATCGGTGCTACTATTCAATTAGTAGGTGACGATTTATTTGTTACGAATACAAAACGTTTACAACAAGGTGTTGATACGGATACAGCAAACTCAATCTTAGTTAAAGTAAACCAAATCGGTTCATTAACAGAAACGATCAATGCGGTTACTTTAGCACAGAACTCAAACTATACTTCGGTTATGTCTCACCGTTCTGGTGAAACTGAAGATGCAACAATTGCTGATTTAGCTGTTGCTTTGAACTGTGGTCAAATTAAGACTGGTTCTGCTTCTCGTTCTGATCGTATGGCTAAATACAATCAATTGTTACGTATTGAAGAAGAATTGGGTGCTAACGCTCGTTTTATCGGAAAGAACTTCCGTTTTGCAAAAAAATAA
- a CDS encoding TM2 domain-containing protein codes for MNQPTQKYCVQCGTLIHVQAEICSSCGVRQPLYFSQQQYGGPVKDERWLACLLLCIFLGPFGAHRFYVGKIGTGVIQLLTFGGCGIWYIIDLVMIIIGNFKDSDGNVIKNG; via the coding sequence ATGAATCAACCTACGCAAAAATATTGTGTACAATGTGGTACCTTAATTCATGTGCAAGCCGAAATCTGTTCTTCGTGCGGTGTACGTCAACCCTTATACTTCAGTCAACAGCAGTATGGTGGCCCTGTAAAGGATGAAAGATGGTTAGCTTGTTTGTTGTTGTGTATTTTTTTAGGTCCATTTGGTGCTCACCGATTTTATGTAGGTAAGATTGGTACGGGAGTTATTCAATTGCTCACCTTTGGAGGTTGTGGTATATGGTATATCATCGATTTGGTCATGATCATTATTGGGAATTTTAAAGACTCTGATGGGAATGTGATTAAAAATGGTTAA
- the carA gene encoding glutamine-hydrolyzing carbamoyl-phosphate synthase small subunit, which produces MTNYSKLPAILVLEDGTVYHGKAAGKIGTTTGEICFNTGTTGYQEIFTDPSYFGQIMVTTNAHIGNYGIDKNDAESDKIQIAGLVCKNYNINYSRKMADESIQSYFEEGNLVGISDIDTRSLVRHIRNKGAMNAIISSENLDIDSLKAALANVPSMDGLELSSRVSTTEPYFYGNEEAPVRVAVLDLGIKKNILRNFDQRDVYAKVFPAKTTFAEMQEWNPAGYFISNGPGDPSAMDYAIQTVKDILAADQPMFGICLGHQILALANDIRTEKMHNGHRGINHPVKNIIANRCEITSQNHGFGVIAQDIEQSDKVEVTHINLNDQSIEGIRVIGKNAFSVQYHPESSPGPHDSRYLFDDFIALIKK; this is translated from the coding sequence ATGACCAACTACAGCAAATTGCCTGCAATTTTAGTTTTAGAAGACGGAACTGTTTACCACGGAAAAGCAGCGGGTAAAATTGGAACGACTACTGGCGAAATTTGTTTCAATACCGGAACTACAGGTTACCAAGAGATTTTTACCGATCCTTCATATTTCGGACAAATTATGGTAACAACCAATGCCCATATTGGTAACTATGGAATTGACAAAAATGATGCTGAATCAGATAAGATTCAAATAGCAGGATTAGTTTGTAAAAATTATAATATTAACTATAGTCGCAAAATGGCAGACGAATCTATTCAGAGCTATTTTGAAGAAGGAAATTTAGTTGGTATTTCGGATATTGATACACGTTCATTGGTCCGTCATATTCGCAATAAAGGTGCTATGAATGCGATTATTTCATCTGAGAATTTGGATATCGATTCGTTAAAAGCAGCTTTAGCAAATGTACCATCAATGGATGGATTGGAATTATCTTCGCGTGTTTCGACGACAGAACCCTATTTCTATGGTAATGAAGAAGCTCCTGTTCGCGTTGCCGTGTTAGACTTAGGTATTAAGAAGAACATCCTTCGCAACTTTGATCAAAGAGATGTTTATGCTAAGGTATTTCCTGCTAAGACAACTTTTGCTGAGATGCAAGAATGGAATCCAGCGGGATATTTTATCTCCAACGGTCCTGGTGATCCTTCAGCTATGGATTATGCAATACAAACGGTTAAAGATATTTTAGCAGCAGATCAACCCATGTTTGGAATATGTCTTGGACACCAAATATTAGCATTAGCGAATGATATCCGTACTGAAAAAATGCATAATGGACACCGCGGAATCAATCACCCTGTGAAAAACATCATTGCAAATCGTTGTGAGATTACGTCACAAAACCACGGTTTTGGTGTTATAGCTCAAGATATTGAACAATCCGATAAAGTAGAAGTAACCCATATCAATTTAAATGATCAATCTATCGAAGGAATTCGTGTGATCGGTAAGAACGCTTTTTCGGTGCAATACCACCCAGAATCATCTCCTGGACCACATGATTCACGTTATTTATTCGACGATTTCATTGCGTTGATAAAAAAATAA